In the Candidatus Mycosynbacter amalyticus genome, one interval contains:
- a CDS encoding NUDIX hydrolase, which yields MSDIRRDIISRLKQADTLRYAKLKPDAEIPNDLYNYHLRKLVSDGIVEKTHQGYTLSEQGRRHVADTHHTSDQGDRLFKYNVLLVVAREIDGILHILNQRRTAQPSYGIVGIPGGTILKSEPLLEGAARKLMQETGLTGTFRYIGTERRIFYRDAQLFSDVLFPFCLCTDASGEPTSTEFGDNFWVPIDEALANDSRPNDHIDFIPKTLAALRDDTLETLQGFYHEQIAR from the coding sequence ATGTCCGATATACGACGTGACATCATCTCCCGGCTCAAGCAGGCGGATACCTTGCGATATGCCAAACTCAAACCGGATGCCGAAATTCCCAACGATTTATATAACTACCATCTGCGCAAACTCGTGTCAGATGGCATAGTAGAGAAAACACACCAAGGCTACACACTTTCCGAGCAGGGCAGGCGCCATGTTGCTGACACCCATCATACCAGCGACCAGGGTGATCGACTATTCAAGTACAATGTCCTGCTCGTCGTAGCGCGCGAGATAGACGGGATACTCCACATTCTCAACCAACGCCGAACCGCGCAACCATCCTACGGCATCGTCGGCATTCCTGGTGGCACCATACTCAAATCAGAACCACTGCTCGAGGGAGCTGCACGCAAACTCATGCAGGAGACTGGCCTTACGGGCACATTTCGTTATATCGGCACCGAGCGGCGTATATTCTATCGAGATGCACAGCTTTTTTCTGATGTCTTGTTTCCGTTTTGCCTCTGCACCGACGCGAGCGGCGAACCAACGAGCACAGAATTTGGCGATAATTTCTGGGTGCCGATAGATGAAGCACTCGCCAACGACAGCAGACCAAACGACCATATCGACTTCATACCAAAAACTCTCGCTGCCCTGCGAGACGACACACTCGAAACGCTGCAGGGATTTTACCACGAACAAATAGCCAGGTAA
- a CDS encoding type II secretion system protein produces the protein MKSKAWACRNSGFTLIEILVVTVILGILATIGLVSYRGIQQRAITTTLQSDLSNAAKLMEAGRGTSRMYPDILPADMRPSKGVGIQLVGIESRYAGLSTVQNGVLFYDLCNEMVAEGRSNGASVSGQVGAYITACNVYGYQGMQINGWNANTFNVPLGQNTIRDWYNTNVSYDAWWSDKKTVMMNFGTELSNRFIAMGGTFPVTSFWDNWASGIQKETLPAPVSIFDPSTFCVQAHHVNYPDTYWHISAGDTQASAGACS, from the coding sequence ATGAAATCAAAAGCGTGGGCATGCCGGAACAGCGGCTTTACATTGATAGAAATTCTTGTCGTCACTGTGATCCTTGGTATCCTAGCGACAATCGGCCTCGTATCGTATCGCGGCATCCAGCAGCGAGCTATCACCACTACCTTGCAGAGCGACCTATCAAACGCCGCCAAGCTCATGGAGGCAGGGAGGGGCACTTCCCGCATGTACCCGGATATATTGCCGGCAGACATGAGACCCTCCAAAGGTGTCGGTATCCAACTTGTCGGTATCGAAAGTCGGTATGCCGGCCTGAGCACCGTGCAAAACGGTGTATTGTTCTACGATCTTTGCAATGAGATGGTGGCCGAAGGACGCAGTAACGGTGCGAGCGTGAGTGGACAAGTTGGCGCCTATATCACTGCCTGTAATGTGTACGGCTACCAGGGTATGCAGATAAATGGCTGGAATGCCAACACATTCAACGTGCCGCTTGGGCAAAATACCATCCGCGACTGGTACAATACCAACGTCTCATACGACGCGTGGTGGTCCGATAAGAAAACGGTCATGATGAACTTTGGTACTGAGCTATCCAACCGCTTCATCGCCATGGGTGGCACATTCCCAGTCACATCGTTTTGGGACAATTGGGCATCTGGCATTCAGAAAGAAACTCTTCCGGCACCAGTATCAATATTTGACCCTAGTACATTTTGCGTCCAAGCCCACCATGTCAATTACCCAGATACCTACTGGCATATCTCGGCAGGCGACACCCAGGCAAGTGCTGGCGCTTGCTCATAA
- a CDS encoding DUF475 domain-containing protein — translation MSDAHPLRIFWFSGLLTLVLAGVVGYFSDNWVQALWIFTILVVLEVTLSFDNAVVNSKVLATMSKFWQMIFLTVGIFIAVFVVRFLLPIFIVQLASGLGFMEVVNLAMSNAEEYGKVLHHAAPMIDAFGGAFLLMVALSYFLDRDKDVHWLKKIEPWLAKAGQYDNMRVFLMLLLAAALYFTVGEEYRNIVLVSSVLGILLHLALGLLESFFASHEQHEAAKAKGHSVKVKTGMAAFASFMYLEVLDASFSFDGVIGAFAITSSILLIICGLGAGAIWVRSMTVYLLRAGTLAKYRYLEHGAHWAILALGTVMMIKLYGAELPEWLIGGLGLVFVVTAIVSSILEKRRMDHYAVAKKA, via the coding sequence ATGTCTGACGCCCACCCACTCCGTATCTTTTGGTTTTCTGGCTTACTGACACTGGTGTTGGCTGGTGTCGTGGGGTACTTCTCTGACAACTGGGTGCAGGCGTTGTGGATTTTTACTATCTTGGTGGTGCTTGAAGTGACACTGAGCTTTGACAATGCCGTGGTGAACAGCAAGGTACTAGCCACGATGTCGAAGTTTTGGCAGATGATTTTTCTCACAGTGGGCATCTTCATCGCGGTGTTTGTGGTGCGATTCCTGCTGCCTATCTTCATTGTTCAGCTAGCAAGCGGTCTAGGTTTCATGGAAGTAGTGAACCTGGCGATGAGTAACGCCGAGGAATATGGCAAAGTGTTGCATCATGCTGCGCCAATGATCGATGCGTTTGGCGGCGCGTTCTTGCTAATGGTCGCACTCAGTTACTTCCTTGACCGAGACAAGGATGTGCACTGGCTCAAGAAGATTGAGCCGTGGCTAGCCAAGGCTGGACAGTACGACAATATGCGCGTCTTCTTGATGCTACTACTCGCGGCTGCGCTCTATTTCACTGTCGGCGAAGAGTATCGCAATATTGTGCTTGTATCGAGCGTATTAGGCATATTGCTCCATCTGGCACTGGGGCTACTGGAGTCGTTTTTTGCGAGTCACGAGCAACATGAGGCCGCCAAGGCTAAGGGCCATAGTGTCAAAGTGAAGACGGGTATGGCGGCGTTTGCGAGCTTCATGTATCTAGAGGTGCTTGACGCATCATTTAGCTTCGACGGCGTCATCGGCGCATTCGCGATTACCTCGAGCATCTTGCTAATTATTTGTGGCCTTGGCGCAGGTGCTATCTGGGTGCGCTCTATGACGGTATATCTGCTGCGTGCCGGCACTTTGGCTAAATATCGTTACCTCGAGCACGGAGCCCACTGGGCGATATTGGCACTTGGTACGGTGATGATGATCAAGCTCTATGGGGCGGAACTACCAGAATGGCTCATTGGCGGCTTAGGTCTTGTGTTTGTGGTGACGGCTATTGTATCGAGCATCCTCGAGAAGCGACGCATGGATCATTATGCTGTTGCTAAAAAAGCTTAA
- a CDS encoding type IV secretory system conjugative DNA transfer family protein: MNFFVEFIQLILSPYVWVPVCLILGGLAVWNNRKIKQIQTVESTLLILEIPKTNDKSELAAEQLFASLHGILRDAEELKRAGGVQEHLSFEIASVGGQIRFYVWTPTTLQSFVEGQIYAQYPTVQIHEADEDYVAHERHHSVVHTAEITLTDSEFLPLKTFQSFEVDPLAGITGTLAKLEDTGEELWIQVLVRPVPDSWHKNSNAWISKVKNGGGFSISSGFDMKWLGTLAEALVKPPETGAGGEAKPKELSERDKTRIAEAEKKATKLGYQVKIRLAYLGESQANAKLRMQALVGTYKQYNSTNLNGFKQSNSSMDKDSLGAYRSRVFMGGDGFVLNIEELASVFHLPHTNVETPNIVWASTKTAEPPAKLPVITGNEAIDENISAFGLTNFRGINHQFGMLRYDRSRHVYIIGQTGAGKSGLLELFALSDVYHNQGYAIIDPHGDFAINNMKFIPAHRIKDVVYFNPADTAHPVGFNPLEVTDPNMKSNISSEVIGVLKRMFGESWGPRLEYILRYTILALLDRPETTMLDITRMLTDKKFRKETLDYCTDTVVLQFWKVEFASWNDKFVAEAIAPVLNKVGAFTANPVIRNIIGQPKSTFNIREIMDDGKILVVNLSKGLIGEDNAGILGSFLVTKIQLAAMSRSDIPNVEDRRPFYLYVDEFQNFATDSFATILSEARKYGLNLTVANQYISQMSDTVRGAVFGNVGTMISFRVSAEDAQILAQQFQPQFEANDLLQMHNRHFIVNMVIKGEKAPAFSATTLNLPPPQVDNSAYIIQNSREQFSLPRAEVEQAISDLIQPPEQLKKPKATPTTPVPDTKQWPINAQTQMITPDSATPPPVPAETVPPAPTAPPVASVADDGTLQIRHDRKKKPTAATQQPAVTSSPAPAQTEEGSRDAPKKRKRKRTRKKKPATPTES, encoded by the coding sequence ATGAATTTTTTCGTCGAGTTTATCCAGCTCATCCTATCCCCGTACGTATGGGTCCCCGTATGTCTCATCTTGGGTGGACTCGCCGTCTGGAATAACCGCAAGATCAAACAAATCCAGACCGTCGAAAGTACACTCCTCATCCTCGAAATCCCGAAAACCAACGACAAATCTGAACTTGCCGCAGAGCAGCTATTTGCCAGCCTGCACGGTATTTTGCGCGATGCCGAAGAGCTCAAGCGTGCTGGGGGAGTGCAGGAACACCTGAGTTTCGAAATTGCTTCGGTAGGCGGCCAAATTCGCTTCTATGTTTGGACCCCCACGACGCTCCAGAGCTTCGTCGAAGGCCAGATCTACGCCCAGTATCCAACCGTACAGATTCACGAAGCCGACGAAGACTACGTCGCACACGAACGCCACCACAGCGTCGTCCATACTGCCGAGATCACCCTTACAGACAGCGAGTTTTTGCCGCTCAAAACGTTCCAGAGCTTCGAAGTCGACCCACTTGCCGGTATCACCGGTACACTCGCCAAGCTCGAAGACACCGGAGAAGAGCTCTGGATTCAAGTACTGGTGCGCCCAGTCCCCGACAGTTGGCACAAAAACAGCAATGCTTGGATCAGCAAAGTCAAAAACGGTGGGGGATTCAGTATATCGAGTGGCTTTGATATGAAATGGCTCGGCACACTGGCCGAGGCACTTGTAAAACCGCCAGAGACCGGAGCAGGCGGTGAGGCCAAGCCTAAAGAGTTATCCGAGCGCGATAAAACCCGTATCGCCGAAGCCGAGAAAAAGGCAACCAAACTCGGCTACCAAGTCAAAATCCGTCTGGCCTACCTCGGCGAAAGCCAAGCCAATGCCAAGCTCCGCATGCAGGCCTTGGTGGGGACCTATAAACAGTACAACAGCACCAATCTCAACGGTTTCAAACAATCAAACAGCAGCATGGACAAAGATTCGCTGGGCGCGTATCGTAGCCGTGTCTTCATGGGCGGCGACGGCTTCGTGCTCAATATCGAAGAGCTCGCCAGCGTCTTCCACCTGCCGCACACAAACGTGGAGACACCAAACATTGTCTGGGCCAGCACCAAGACGGCCGAGCCGCCGGCCAAACTACCCGTCATCACCGGCAACGAAGCAATCGACGAAAACATCTCTGCGTTTGGCCTGACAAACTTCCGTGGTATAAATCACCAGTTCGGCATGTTACGTTACGATCGCTCACGCCATGTCTACATCATCGGTCAGACGGGTGCTGGTAAGTCCGGCTTGCTCGAACTGTTTGCTCTGAGCGACGTCTACCACAACCAAGGCTACGCTATCATCGATCCGCACGGCGATTTTGCTATCAATAACATGAAGTTTATCCCGGCGCACCGTATCAAAGACGTCGTGTATTTCAATCCAGCCGACACCGCGCATCCCGTCGGTTTCAACCCGCTCGAAGTCACCGATCCCAACATGAAAAGCAACATCAGCTCTGAAGTTATCGGCGTGCTCAAGCGTATGTTCGGTGAATCGTGGGGGCCACGCCTAGAGTATATTTTGCGCTACACCATTTTGGCACTGCTCGACCGTCCAGAGACGACTATGCTCGACATCACACGCATGCTTACAGACAAGAAGTTCCGCAAAGAAACGCTTGATTACTGTACCGACACAGTAGTGCTTCAGTTCTGGAAAGTAGAATTTGCCAGCTGGAACGACAAGTTTGTGGCCGAAGCCATCGCGCCTGTGCTCAACAAGGTGGGCGCTTTCACTGCCAACCCGGTCATTCGCAATATCATCGGTCAGCCGAAGAGTACATTCAATATCCGCGAGATCATGGATGACGGCAAAATCCTGGTAGTGAATCTGAGCAAGGGGCTCATAGGCGAAGATAATGCTGGTATCCTCGGTAGTTTCCTGGTCACCAAGATCCAGCTTGCCGCCATGAGCCGCAGTGACATCCCCAATGTCGAAGACCGTCGGCCATTCTATCTCTATGTGGACGAGTTCCAAAACTTTGCGACCGACTCGTTTGCCACTATTCTCTCCGAAGCTCGTAAATACGGACTCAACCTCACCGTTGCCAATCAGTATATCTCGCAGATGAGTGACACGGTGCGCGGCGCAGTGTTTGGTAACGTTGGAACCATGATATCTTTCCGCGTCTCGGCCGAAGATGCCCAGATACTCGCGCAGCAGTTCCAGCCGCAGTTCGAGGCAAATGATCTGCTACAGATGCATAATCGCCATTTCATCGTGAATATGGTCATCAAGGGAGAGAAAGCCCCGGCTTTCAGCGCCACCACGCTCAATCTGCCACCACCACAAGTAGACAATTCAGCTTATATCATCCAAAACAGCCGGGAACAGTTTAGCCTGCCACGAGCCGAAGTGGAACAGGCGATTAGTGATCTCATCCAGCCGCCAGAGCAGCTCAAGAAGCCAAAAGCAACCCCAACTACTCCTGTTCCCGACACAAAACAATGGCCGATCAACGCCCAGACGCAGATGATAACTCCGGACTCCGCCACACCGCCACCCGTGCCAGCCGAGACGGTGCCACCAGCACCTACCGCGCCGCCTGTCGCTTCAGTGGCAGACGATGGCACACTACAAATTCGTCACGATCGCAAGAAAAAACCCACTGCCGCCACGCAGCAGCCCGCCGTTACCAGCAGCCCAGCTCCAGCGCAAACAGAAGAAGGTTCTAGAGATGCACCGAAGAAACGCAAGCGCAAACGTACCCGCAAGAAAAAACCGGCAACTCCAACCGAATCTTGA
- the dprA gene encoding DNA-processing protein DprA: protein MKINKISPDENAYTKILTSVIPQPQALYYIGTLPYERQPTVTIVGTRKPTKYGEEVTYKLTYELAKRGVTIVSGLALGVDGIAHRAALDAGGTTLAVLANGLSQITPRTHRQLALDILASGGAILSEYEPDMPPMQHRFLERNRIVSGLGDGVLITEAAARSGTLSTAARALEQGKEVFVVPGNITSPLSTGCNQLLRQGATPVTCAGDILESIMPGNSDNQIKILLGDNEAQNTIIQLLQTGLRDGDELQRASGLDASKFSTELTMLEINGVLRALGANQWTLR, encoded by the coding sequence ATGAAAATCAACAAAATTTCTCCAGATGAAAATGCTTATACAAAAATTCTTACCTCTGTAATTCCACAGCCACAAGCGTTATACTATATCGGAACATTACCATACGAACGTCAACCTACGGTGACGATTGTCGGCACTCGTAAGCCTACAAAGTACGGAGAAGAGGTAACCTACAAGCTTACCTACGAGCTGGCAAAAAGAGGTGTCACTATCGTCAGCGGACTGGCGCTAGGAGTAGATGGTATCGCACACCGGGCCGCACTCGACGCTGGCGGCACCACGCTCGCAGTCCTGGCGAATGGCCTGTCACAGATCACGCCGCGCACTCACAGGCAGCTTGCGCTTGACATACTCGCGAGCGGCGGTGCCATCCTGAGCGAATACGAACCAGATATGCCACCCATGCAACACCGGTTTCTCGAGCGAAACCGCATTGTGAGCGGGCTTGGTGACGGAGTGTTGATTACGGAGGCAGCCGCTCGCAGCGGCACGCTCTCTACAGCAGCCAGGGCGCTAGAACAGGGCAAAGAAGTCTTTGTGGTGCCGGGTAATATTACAAGCCCATTAAGTACTGGCTGCAACCAATTACTCCGTCAGGGCGCCACACCGGTTACTTGTGCAGGGGATATCCTAGAAAGTATTATGCCAGGCAATTCTGATAATCAGATTAAGATACTACTAGGTGACAATGAAGCCCAAAATACAATCATACAGCTTCTACAAACTGGCCTACGCGACGGCGACGAGCTCCAGCGTGCGAGTGGGCTCGACGCCAGCAAGTTTTCTACTGAGCTGACAATGCTCGAGATCAATGGGGTATTACGTGCGTTGGGAGCGAATCAGTGGACATTGAGATAG
- the topA gene encoding type I DNA topoisomerase has translation MAKNLVIVESPAKAKTIEKYLGGDFHVLSSIGHIRSIVKKTKDGTPPIDVDNGFKTQYEIDPEKKKTVAELRKEVKNVGPANVWLATDEDREGEAIAWHLCEVLKLDPATTKRIVFHEITKPAIEAAIKEPRTVDMNLVAAQQARQILDRIVGFELSPVVWQKVPGGKSAGRVQSPAVRLLVEREREIGEFEGSFQFKVTAVFQHDGQDVKAELPQRFDTEDEARDFLESLNGATFSVTDVTKSPATRNPAAPFTTSTLQQDANAKLGFGSKATMSSAQKLYQEGKITYMRTDSTNLSGQAIASAKDFITSAFGAEYSQVRQFKTKNASAQEAHEAIRPTDMRLEKGSGNEYDQKLYNLIRTRTLASQMAPAKLEKTTVTIAISSGDKQFEAKGEVIVFPGFLKVYGGSKKEADILPAMASGDTLQLHEANAKQIFARPPARYTEGSLVKKLEELGIGRPSTYATIIDTVQTRGYVIKGEGEGTPRDVIVLSYDGSAVGREVVQEKTGADRGKLVPTPAGELIADFLGDHFEQVVDYDFTANVEQEFDRIAEDKLARNAMLKAFYTPFHTLIEQSGGIDRSKVGAQKEVGNDPKTGKMIYARFGRFGPMLQLGSSEDTEKPQFAPMPAGAKIETVTLEQALTAFKLPRVVGQTAEGEDIKANIGRFGPYIQIGKLFVSIKPLDPHDITLDQALELYAEKLKAEAEKNISDFGDGIRVLNGRYGPYITDGKKNAKIPKDTEPKSITHEQAKQLLADAPAAKKRIPRRKK, from the coding sequence ATGGCCAAAAATCTAGTTATCGTCGAGAGCCCAGCAAAAGCAAAAACCATCGAGAAGTACCTCGGGGGTGACTTTCATGTGCTGTCGAGTATCGGTCATATTCGCTCTATCGTGAAAAAAACCAAAGATGGCACACCACCGATTGATGTAGACAATGGCTTTAAGACGCAATACGAGATCGACCCAGAAAAGAAAAAGACTGTCGCCGAACTACGTAAAGAAGTAAAAAATGTCGGTCCAGCCAACGTCTGGCTTGCAACCGACGAAGACCGCGAAGGTGAAGCCATAGCCTGGCATCTTTGTGAAGTCCTGAAACTCGATCCCGCCACCACCAAACGTATCGTGTTTCATGAAATCACAAAACCAGCGATCGAAGCAGCGATCAAGGAGCCACGCACTGTGGATATGAACCTCGTGGCTGCCCAGCAGGCACGCCAGATACTTGACCGTATCGTCGGCTTCGAGCTAAGTCCTGTCGTATGGCAAAAGGTACCCGGAGGCAAATCTGCCGGTCGCGTCCAGAGCCCGGCGGTACGCCTGCTTGTAGAGCGTGAGCGCGAAATCGGTGAGTTCGAAGGCTCGTTCCAGTTCAAGGTCACCGCCGTATTCCAACACGACGGCCAAGATGTAAAAGCCGAACTGCCACAGCGTTTTGACACCGAAGACGAAGCTAGAGACTTCTTAGAAAGTCTGAACGGTGCTACTTTTAGTGTTACCGATGTCACCAAAAGCCCGGCTACGCGCAATCCAGCCGCGCCTTTCACCACCAGTACGTTACAGCAGGATGCAAACGCCAAACTTGGTTTCGGCAGCAAAGCAACAATGAGCAGTGCCCAGAAGCTCTACCAAGAAGGTAAGATCACCTACATGCGTACCGACAGCACCAATCTGTCTGGCCAAGCTATCGCGAGCGCCAAAGATTTCATTACCTCGGCATTTGGCGCCGAGTACTCACAGGTGCGTCAATTCAAGACAAAAAACGCGAGTGCCCAAGAGGCCCACGAAGCCATCCGTCCAACCGACATGCGACTAGAGAAGGGTAGTGGTAACGAATACGACCAGAAACTCTATAATCTCATCCGCACGCGTACGCTCGCCAGCCAGATGGCACCCGCCAAACTTGAGAAAACGACCGTCACGATTGCGATTAGCTCTGGCGACAAACAATTCGAAGCCAAAGGCGAAGTAATTGTCTTTCCAGGCTTCCTAAAAGTGTACGGCGGTAGCAAGAAAGAGGCTGATATCTTGCCCGCTATGGCAAGTGGCGACACGTTGCAGCTACACGAAGCGAATGCCAAACAGATCTTCGCCCGTCCACCAGCCCGCTATACGGAAGGTAGCCTAGTAAAGAAGCTCGAAGAACTTGGCATCGGCCGCCCAAGTACCTACGCCACCATCATTGATACCGTGCAGACACGCGGCTATGTAATCAAAGGTGAAGGCGAGGGCACGCCACGAGACGTGATCGTACTGAGTTACGATGGCAGCGCCGTTGGACGCGAGGTTGTCCAAGAAAAAACCGGCGCCGACCGAGGTAAACTCGTACCAACACCAGCCGGCGAACTTATTGCCGATTTCCTGGGTGACCATTTCGAGCAGGTTGTTGATTACGACTTCACTGCCAATGTAGAACAAGAATTCGACCGCATCGCAGAAGACAAACTGGCGCGCAATGCCATGCTCAAGGCATTTTATACGCCATTTCATACGCTTATCGAACAATCTGGCGGCATAGATCGCAGCAAGGTCGGCGCGCAGAAAGAAGTTGGCAACGACCCTAAGACAGGGAAGATGATTTACGCCCGGTTCGGCCGTTTCGGACCCATGCTTCAACTTGGCAGTAGTGAAGACACCGAGAAGCCACAGTTCGCACCCATGCCTGCTGGCGCCAAGATAGAGACAGTCACGCTTGAGCAAGCACTCACGGCTTTTAAGCTTCCCCGTGTTGTTGGCCAGACGGCCGAGGGCGAAGACATCAAGGCAAACATTGGTCGTTTTGGGCCTTATATCCAGATTGGTAAACTCTTCGTCAGCATTAAACCTCTCGACCCGCACGACATTACTCTAGACCAAGCGCTCGAGCTCTACGCCGAGAAGCTCAAGGCAGAAGCGGAAAAGAATATATCTGACTTCGGCGATGGTATCAGAGTACTCAATGGTCGCTACGGCCCCTACATTACCGACGGCAAGAAAAACGCTAAAATTCCAAAAGATACCGAACCAAAAAGTATCACTCACGAGCAAGCCAAGCAACTGCTTGCCGACGCACCAGCCGCCAAGAAGCGCATTCCACGACGCAAGAAGTAG
- a CDS encoding sigma factor-like helix-turn-helix DNA-binding protein codes for MSEAPTQEQVIDIKAAVAAIVDSIDQEREREIITRRFGLYERKETLEQIGELLGITRERVRQLEKAILIRIKMTAERGELPDVTASEKVIVRVLSDMGRIARVQDLTDTLLGKKSDARERAHIAFLAELAPHLTVVNETDNYHLSVGIAEYGDEKKIRKEVDEIVKAIKANKEPLTIEQLDAKLNYEHPKHVEALASVSKHLAHLKDLWGLTKWPTVNPKNIRDKIFVILSENGKPLHFSEIAEAIKDSDFNRKDVTTQAIHNELIKDKRFVLIGRGIYALDSWGYSKGTVADTISDVLRESKEPLHRDEIVRRVLKSRQVKETTILLNLQSKPQFKRVAKATYALAE; via the coding sequence ATGAGCGAAGCTCCTACGCAAGAACAAGTGATCGATATCAAAGCAGCAGTTGCCGCTATTGTTGATTCTATTGACCAAGAGCGTGAGCGTGAAATCATTACTCGTCGTTTTGGCCTCTACGAACGCAAAGAAACACTCGAGCAGATCGGTGAGCTTCTCGGTATAACCCGTGAACGCGTACGTCAGCTTGAGAAGGCAATTTTGATCCGTATCAAGATGACTGCAGAGCGCGGCGAACTGCCAGATGTGACTGCGAGCGAAAAGGTGATCGTCCGTGTCCTCAGCGACATGGGTCGTATCGCCCGCGTCCAAGACCTGACTGACACACTCCTTGGCAAGAAGAGTGATGCTCGCGAGCGTGCGCACATCGCCTTCCTGGCAGAGCTAGCGCCACATCTTACCGTAGTTAACGAAACCGACAACTACCATCTCTCTGTCGGTATCGCAGAATATGGCGACGAGAAAAAGATTCGCAAAGAAGTCGATGAAATCGTAAAAGCAATCAAAGCCAACAAAGAGCCACTCACTATTGAACAGCTTGACGCTAAATTAAACTACGAGCACCCCAAGCATGTAGAAGCACTCGCCAGCGTCTCTAAGCACCTTGCGCACCTGAAAGACCTCTGGGGTCTGACCAAGTGGCCGACTGTGAACCCGAAGAACATCCGCGACAAGATCTTCGTCATCCTCAGCGAAAACGGCAAGCCCCTTCATTTCAGCGAGATAGCCGAAGCGATCAAAGATAGCGATTTTAACCGCAAAGATGTCACCACTCAGGCTATCCACAACGAACTAATCAAAGACAAGCGCTTCGTACTCATCGGCCGCGGCATCTACGCACTCGACAGCTGGGGCTACAGCAAGGGCACCGTTGCAGACACTATCTCTGACGTCCTGCGCGAAAGCAAAGAGCCACTTCACCGCGACGAAATCGTTCGCCGCGTACTCAAAAGCCGCCAGGTCAAGGAAACAACAATTCTACTCAATCTGCAGAGTAAGCCGCAGTTCAAACGAGTAGCCAAGGCTACGTACGCGCTAGCAGAGTAG
- a CDS encoding Fur family transcriptional regulator, translating to MNADFESILRDAGQSITKPRQAVFETLKTTDEPLKNGEIAKRTPNIDRASVYRSLELFTKLGITTTTIRGWTPFTELAEPFKPHHHHMICEQCGRVEEIANDTLEDVLTLVANRHEFTLKSHTVELSGICKNCRADLPQPTAS from the coding sequence ATGAATGCAGACTTCGAATCAATCCTTCGAGACGCAGGACAAAGTATCACCAAGCCGCGTCAGGCCGTGTTCGAGACACTCAAAACCACTGACGAACCACTCAAAAATGGTGAAATAGCCAAACGCACACCCAATATCGACAGAGCCAGTGTCTATCGATCACTGGAGCTTTTCACAAAACTTGGCATCACCACGACGACTATCCGAGGCTGGACACCTTTTACAGAACTTGCCGAACCATTCAAACCACATCACCACCATATGATCTGTGAGCAATGCGGCAGAGTAGAGGAAATAGCCAACGACACACTCGAAGACGTGTTAACACTTGTCGCCAATAGGCATGAATTCACATTGAAAAGCCACACCGTCGAGCTAAGCGGTATCTGCAAAAATTGTCGCGCTGACCTCCCACAGCCTACAGCGTCATAA
- the pth gene encoding aminoacyl-tRNA hydrolase codes for MKLIFAQGNPGSEFRGTRHNVGFVLLDAYAATRSARFAEKTKFQALIAEFSDAGEKVLLVKPTTYYNDTGASARALVDFYKIDTADVLVLHDDLMLPLGTIRTRERGSDAGNNGIKSLNSHLGQDYKRARVGIWTEHAERMDATAFVLGKFTPNEQKILTDIQPTAIQIIDDCIMNKFHSTSYT; via the coding sequence ATGAAACTCATCTTCGCCCAAGGCAATCCAGGCTCAGAATTTCGCGGCACCAGACACAACGTGGGCTTCGTACTACTTGATGCGTATGCTGCAACACGCAGTGCGAGGTTTGCAGAAAAGACAAAATTTCAAGCTCTCATCGCAGAGTTTAGCGACGCAGGCGAAAAAGTCCTTCTCGTAAAACCGACCACATACTACAACGACACCGGTGCCTCTGCACGGGCATTGGTGGATTTTTACAAAATAGACACAGCAGATGTACTCGTGCTGCATGACGATCTCATGTTGCCGCTTGGCACCATTCGCACCCGCGAGCGGGGGAGCGATGCCGGCAACAACGGTATCAAATCACTCAACTCCCATCTCGGCCAAGACTACAAACGAGCACGCGTCGGCATCTGGACCGAGCATGCCGAGCGCATGGACGCCACGGCGTTTGTGCTTGGTAAATTTACCCCGAATGAACAAAAAATCCTGACAGATATCCAGCCGACTGCCATACAAATCATCGATGACTGTATCATGAACAAATTTCACTCGACTAGCTACACATAG